One part of the Parabacteroides distasonis ATCC 8503 genome encodes these proteins:
- the ccsA gene encoding cytochrome c biogenesis protein CcsA translates to MKTLERFISSSVTTIVLLLIYAFGLAIATFIEKYHGTAVAKALIYYSPVFFLLQFLLVANFVAIVIKHQLLKRRKWGLMVTHAAFIVILLGALISHLFGEEGILHLREGEASDRIMIRTSDQTLYHTLPFSVELVKFTLTRYPGSASPSAYESELLVHVDGQTRHTRVYMNNVLDVKGYRFFQASYDPDEQGTVLSVNRDVAGRNITYTGYVILVIGFILCLVGKNSRFMKLSRQLKDLRGGARKTTLLVAVLLSVGGLRAQGAAAPEMKEVIQKYAISPEHAAKFGALPIQSVSGRMLPINTFSSEVLRKLHKSDQFGSLNSDQFLLSVLAMPDMWVRVPFIALSNSELANYYDLTDKECAYIEVFDSHGRYKLQEKLEEAYNKMPAERTRFDKDLIKLDEQVNIFHQLINYQMLNLFPKEDDPDHKWYAPGDDLSAFSGKDSMFVTHIMGWYLSEVQEGLKSGDWEKADEVIGMIHTYQQAKNKTVDIRPEKIQAEIKYNQMDVFRQCKKGYLILGGLLLIFAFVALFKKKKWVTYTTWLLSLGILAVFVFHMYGMGMRWYIAGYAPWSNSYETMVYVAWATVFAGLLFVRKSTLTFALATLFGGIILFVSGLSWMDPQINPLVPVLKSPWLMFHVAVIVGAYGFFGISCLIGLTNLVMMSVSGEKNSVMLKERVRELSIVNEMSLWIGLALMTIGTFLGAVWANESWGRYWGWDPKETWALITMVIYAIVTHLRLIPKCNNLWLFNFTSILAFYSVLMTFFGVNYFLSGMHSYGQNDNVNGIFIYLYLSIILVLGAGFISYRKRTNFNNIIV, encoded by the coding sequence TCGTCCTTCTATTGATCTACGCCTTTGGCTTGGCTATCGCTACTTTTATAGAGAAGTATCATGGTACTGCCGTCGCTAAAGCGCTGATTTACTATTCTCCTGTATTTTTCTTACTCCAATTCTTATTGGTAGCCAATTTCGTGGCTATCGTTATCAAGCACCAGTTACTTAAGCGGCGTAAATGGGGATTGATGGTCACCCATGCCGCCTTTATTGTCATCCTTCTGGGTGCACTTATTTCCCACCTTTTCGGCGAGGAAGGAATCCTTCACCTGCGTGAGGGAGAGGCTAGCGATCGTATCATGATCCGTACCTCGGACCAGACTCTCTATCATACGCTTCCTTTTAGCGTAGAACTCGTGAAATTTACCTTAACCCGCTATCCCGGCTCTGCCAGTCCCTCTGCTTATGAGAGTGAGTTGCTGGTACATGTAGATGGACAGACTCGCCATACCCGGGTATATATGAATAATGTATTAGACGTGAAAGGCTATCGCTTCTTCCAAGCCTCCTATGATCCGGATGAGCAAGGAACGGTACTTTCCGTGAACCGAGATGTGGCCGGAAGGAATATTACGTATACCGGCTACGTGATTTTAGTGATCGGCTTTATACTTTGCTTGGTAGGCAAGAACTCCCGTTTCATGAAATTAAGCCGTCAGTTGAAAGATTTAAGAGGGGGCGCTCGTAAAACGACCCTGTTAGTAGCGGTTCTTCTTTCCGTAGGGGGCTTGCGGGCGCAAGGTGCGGCCGCTCCCGAGATGAAGGAGGTTATACAGAAATATGCGATAAGTCCGGAACATGCCGCTAAGTTCGGTGCGTTGCCGATCCAATCGGTAAGCGGACGTATGTTGCCGATCAATACATTCTCTTCCGAGGTACTGCGAAAGTTGCATAAATCGGATCAGTTCGGTTCCTTGAACTCGGATCAGTTCTTGTTGAGTGTCTTGGCTATGCCGGATATGTGGGTCCGGGTGCCGTTTATCGCCTTGTCTAATAGTGAGCTGGCCAATTATTACGACCTTACGGATAAGGAGTGTGCCTATATAGAGGTATTCGATAGCCACGGACGCTATAAATTGCAAGAGAAGCTGGAAGAGGCCTACAATAAAATGCCGGCGGAGCGTACCCGCTTCGATAAAGACTTGATCAAGCTGGACGAGCAGGTGAATATCTTCCATCAATTGATCAATTACCAGATGTTGAACCTTTTCCCGAAAGAGGACGATCCGGATCACAAATGGTATGCGCCGGGCGATGATTTGTCGGCGTTTTCCGGAAAAGACTCCATGTTCGTTACCCACATTATGGGCTGGTATTTATCGGAGGTACAAGAAGGATTGAAGAGTGGTGATTGGGAGAAAGCGGACGAGGTGATCGGTATGATCCATACGTATCAGCAAGCCAAGAATAAGACGGTAGACATTCGCCCTGAGAAAATACAGGCCGAGATTAAATATAATCAAATGGATGTATTCCGGCAATGTAAGAAAGGGTACTTGATTTTGGGAGGCTTGTTGCTGATCTTCGCTTTCGTGGCCTTATTCAAGAAGAAAAAATGGGTTACCTATACGACTTGGTTATTAAGTCTGGGCATTTTGGCCGTATTCGTTTTCCATATGTATGGGATGGGAATGCGGTGGTATATCGCAGGTTACGCCCCTTGGAGCAATTCGTACGAGACGATGGTTTATGTGGCTTGGGCTACGGTGTTCGCCGGGTTGTTGTTCGTACGCAAGAGTACGCTTACGTTTGCGTTGGCTACTTTATTCGGGGGGATCATCTTGTTCGTGTCCGGCTTGAGTTGGATGGACCCGCAGATCAATCCGCTGGTTCCGGTCTTGAAATCCCCATGGTTGATGTTCCATGTGGCGGTTATCGTGGGAGCTTATGGTTTCTTCGGTATTAGCTGTCTGATCGGCTTGACGAATCTGGTGATGATGAGCGTAAGCGGGGAGAAGAACAGCGTGATGCTCAAAGAACGGGTACGAGAATTGAGTATCGTGAACGAGATGTCACTTTGGATCGGATTGGCCCTGATGACGATCGGTACTTTCTTGGGAGCGGTCTGGGCGAATGAGTCGTGGGGACGTTATTGGGGCTGGGACCCGAAGGAGACGTGGGCGTTGATTACGATGGTGATATATGCGATCGTGACGCATCTCCGCTTGATACCGAAATGCAATAACCTGTGGTTGTTTAATTTTACGTCTATCTTGGCCTTCTATTCGGTGTTGATGACCTTCTTCGGCGTGAATTATTTCTTGAGTGGCATGCACTCTTATGGCCAGAATGACAACGTGAACGGGATATTTATTTATCTTTATCTGTCGATCATCCTAGTATTGGGGGCTGGCTTTATATCCTATCGGAAGAGAACGAATTTTAATAATATAATTGTCTAA
- a CDS encoding dihydroxyacetone kinase subunit DhaK: protein MSDIKTKFINDPENITAELLEGYVLAYPNQVKLAAENIVVRANPKGNDKVAIVTLGGSGHEPALSGFVGEGMLDCSVVGDVFAAPGAQRLFQALQLMDREAGILLVVLNHSGDVMSANMACQLAARKGIKVKKLLTHDDISAGIGANIDDRRGLAGCVPLYKILGAAAEEGKSLDELIEIGERYNKNVATLAVAMRSCTHPQNGGTITNLPDGIMEIGMGQHGEGGGGQKPLVSADDTAVEMVDLLCQQLQPKAGDKMLLIINGVGATTHMELNIIFRKAYKELEARGLQVVVSRIQEILTVQEQAGFQMIMAILDEDHIDYLNNKCADAPYWTTLGK from the coding sequence ATGTCAGACATCAAGACAAAATTCATAAATGATCCTGAGAATATTACGGCAGAGTTATTGGAAGGCTATGTATTAGCATATCCGAATCAGGTAAAGTTGGCAGCTGAGAATATCGTCGTACGTGCTAACCCGAAAGGCAATGATAAGGTTGCGATCGTTACCTTAGGTGGTTCCGGTCATGAGCCTGCCTTGAGTGGTTTCGTAGGAGAGGGCATGTTGGATTGCTCCGTCGTGGGTGACGTATTCGCCGCTCCGGGTGCCCAACGTTTGTTTCAGGCACTGCAATTGATGGATCGTGAGGCCGGGATCTTGTTGGTCGTATTGAACCATTCCGGCGACGTGATGAGTGCTAATATGGCTTGCCAGTTGGCTGCACGTAAAGGGATCAAGGTGAAGAAATTACTTACGCATGATGATATCAGCGCAGGTATCGGGGCGAATATAGACGATCGTCGTGGCTTGGCTGGTTGTGTTCCTTTGTATAAGATATTAGGTGCCGCCGCTGAGGAAGGGAAGTCTTTAGACGAGCTGATTGAGATTGGTGAACGCTATAATAAGAACGTGGCTACCTTGGCTGTCGCTATGCGTTCTTGTACGCATCCCCAAAACGGAGGTACGATCACGAACCTTCCCGATGGTATCATGGAGATCGGTATGGGCCAACATGGCGAAGGTGGCGGTGGACAGAAACCGTTGGTATCCGCCGATGATACGGCAGTGGAGATGGTAGACCTACTTTGCCAGCAGTTACAGCCAAAAGCCGGTGATAAGATGTTGTTGATCATTAACGGCGTAGGCGCTACTACCCATATGGAATTGAATATCATCTTCCGCAAGGCTTATAAGGAATTAGAGGCTCGTGGCTTGCAGGTGGTGGTAAGCCGTATCCAAGAGATCTTGACCGTACAGGAGCAAGCCGGATTCCAGATGATTATGGCGATCTTGGATGAGGATCATATCGATTATTTGAATAACAAATGTGCGGACGCACCTTATTGGACAACCCTAGGTAAATAA
- a CDS encoding DAK2 domain-containing protein — translation MKQLTIEAFKAMLDNALKQIKAREEEFSKLDAVIGDGDHGTAIVAAMTAVNKSAQSGTEFKQMLGDMGMDVMMEVSGSTSTLLGAFFLGMSDHAEGTELDAAGVKAMFAGGLANVQQQTQAKRGDKTMMDALIPAVEAMQACTSDDIKEVLNAGAKAALDGAEATVPMKANFGRARNYGERSIGFADSGATSWSCMFASFAEVL, via the coding sequence ATGAAACAACTTACTATCGAGGCCTTCAAGGCCATGTTAGACAATGCGCTGAAACAGATCAAGGCACGTGAGGAGGAATTCTCTAAATTGGATGCCGTAATCGGGGATGGTGATCATGGTACCGCTATCGTTGCCGCTATGACTGCCGTGAATAAAAGCGCTCAGTCCGGAACGGAGTTCAAGCAAATGCTTGGTGATATGGGAATGGACGTGATGATGGAAGTGAGCGGATCGACAAGTACCTTGCTCGGTGCTTTCTTCTTGGGTATGAGCGATCATGCAGAGGGAACCGAGTTGGATGCCGCAGGCGTGAAAGCTATGTTCGCCGGTGGCTTGGCGAATGTGCAACAACAAACCCAAGCGAAACGAGGCGACAAGACGATGATGGATGCCTTGATCCCGGCGGTGGAGGCTATGCAGGCTTGTACGTCGGATGATATCAAGGAGGTCTTGAATGCCGGCGCTAAAGCGGCGCTTGATGGAGCGGAGGCTACGGTACCGATGAAAGCTAACTTTGGACGTGCCCGTAACTATGGTGAGCGTTCGATTGGTTTCGCTGATAGCGGGGCTACTTCGTGGAGCTGTATGTTCGCTTCTTTTGCAGAGGTGCTATAA
- the lsrF gene encoding 3-hydroxy-5-phosphonooxypentane-2,4-dione thiolase codes for MADLDDLREGADFGLGINCENQSFHVKGAENLPWGMKDRLSRIFNPKTGKAVMLAFDHGFIMGPTSGLERIDLNIVPLIEYADCLMCTRGILQSTIPANTTKPICLRSDAGTSILTDLNDNVLIDIEDAIRMNVSAMAVMLAIGDEAHEAKTVANLYKAVDKASRYNIPVMGVTAVGKQMARDARYFGLASRICAENGANIVKTYYCEGFEKVAAACPVPVVIAGGKKLPEKEALELCYNAINDGAAGVDMGRNVFQSTSPVAMIQAVHAVVHQGITPDQGYELFCDLAK; via the coding sequence ATGGCAGATTTAGATGATTTAAGAGAAGGTGCGGACTTCGGTTTAGGCATCAATTGTGAGAACCAGAGTTTCCATGTGAAGGGAGCCGAGAACTTACCTTGGGGCATGAAAGACCGTCTGTCCCGTATCTTCAACCCGAAGACAGGCAAGGCGGTTATGCTTGCTTTTGACCATGGTTTCATCATGGGGCCGACTTCCGGTTTGGAGCGTATCGACTTGAATATCGTTCCTTTGATTGAATATGCGGATTGCTTGATGTGTACCCGTGGTATCCTGCAATCTACGATCCCTGCGAATACGACGAAACCGATTTGTCTTCGTTCGGACGCTGGAACGTCTATTCTTACGGATTTGAACGATAATGTATTGATCGATATAGAGGACGCTATCCGTATGAACGTCTCCGCCATGGCGGTTATGTTGGCTATCGGTGATGAGGCGCATGAGGCTAAGACTGTGGCTAACTTATATAAGGCGGTCGATAAGGCCAGCCGTTACAATATCCCGGTAATGGGTGTTACCGCCGTTGGTAAGCAAATGGCTCGAGACGCTCGTTATTTCGGTCTGGCTTCCCGTATCTGTGCGGAGAATGGCGCTAATATCGTGAAGACCTACTATTGTGAGGGCTTCGAGAAGGTAGCCGCTGCTTGTCCGGTTCCCGTGGTAATTGCCGGTGGTAAGAAATTACCGGAGAAGGAGGCGTTGGAATTATGTTATAATGCGATCAACGACGGTGCGGCTGGCGTGGATATGGGACGTAACGTATTCCAGAGTACTTCTCCTGTCGCCATGATCCAAGCGGTTCATGCGGTCGTGCATCAAGGTATCACGCCTGATCAGGGATATGAGTTGTTCTGCGACTTAGCGAAATAA
- a CDS encoding WD40 repeat domain-containing protein, with protein sequence MKIYTFILSACLLLVCSACHEASHYLLLGGSGWDKIAIVNKNTKEIEWEHPLEKGWECNSVAVTPDRNILFSYSKGAKLITRDHEEVWNISAPEGCEMQTARVLPNGNYLLAWCGYPATIMEVNAKGEILSKTDFDTHIEQPHAQFRQVNKNKQGNYLVPLFATSEIREISPSGQLLKSVKVDGNPFSVAALDNGNYLVACGDAHCFIELNFETGDIVRKVNENDIEGAQLFFVAQLLPKRDGGLYICNWQGHDGEAAKGHYPQLIEINGAGKMVWDLNDNATFGMISSICPID encoded by the coding sequence ATGAAAATCTATACTTTTATATTATCCGCATGCCTGCTACTCGTATGTTCCGCATGTCATGAGGCGTCGCATTATCTTTTATTAGGCGGTTCCGGCTGGGACAAAATCGCCATCGTAAACAAGAACACGAAAGAAATTGAATGGGAGCATCCCTTGGAAAAAGGATGGGAATGTAATTCCGTAGCTGTTACTCCCGACCGGAATATCCTTTTTTCCTATTCGAAAGGGGCGAAGCTAATCACCCGGGATCATGAGGAGGTCTGGAATATCTCCGCTCCGGAAGGCTGTGAGATGCAGACGGCCCGTGTACTTCCCAACGGTAATTATTTATTAGCGTGGTGTGGATACCCGGCGACGATCATGGAGGTGAATGCAAAAGGAGAGATCCTGTCGAAAACGGATTTCGACACCCATATTGAGCAACCCCATGCCCAATTCCGTCAAGTAAACAAAAATAAGCAGGGCAATTATTTAGTGCCCTTGTTCGCTACCTCCGAGATCCGGGAAATATCCCCGTCCGGTCAATTGCTGAAAAGCGTGAAAGTAGACGGTAACCCGTTTAGCGTGGCTGCGTTGGATAACGGTAATTATCTGGTCGCTTGCGGTGATGCCCATTGCTTCATAGAGCTGAATTTCGAGACTGGAGATATCGTTCGCAAGGTGAATGAGAACGATATCGAGGGAGCCCAGCTTTTCTTTGTTGCCCAGTTGCTCCCTAAACGGGACGGTGGTTTGTATATCTGTAACTGGCAAGGCCATGACGGAGAGGCTGCGAAAGGACATTACCCGCAGTTGATCGAGATAAACGGAGCCGGAAAGATGGTCTGGGATTTGAATGATAACGCTACCTTCGGGATGATCTCCTCTATTTGTCCGATCGATTAA
- a CDS encoding MFS transporter, which translates to MEEKNTNATKRRNPVTWVPSVYFAMGLPFVVLNMVTVLMFKGLDISDAQIALWTSVIMLPWTLKPLWSPFLEMYRTKKFFVVLTQLLSGCLFGLVALALNLPSFFALSIALLGIIALSGATHDVATDGVYMKELSPENQAKYIGWQGAFYNLAKIVATGGLVYLAGYMMQYFTGIGLEKEAMIYAWMIVMLLCGTIMILLGFYHMKMLPSGGKAATGEHSLKESMAELWLVFKEFFTKKYIVWYICFIILYRFAEGFVIKIVPLFLKAPIADQGLGLTEQEIGLYYGTFGAAAFVLGSLLGGYYISAKGLRKVLFTLCCCFNIPFLVYTFLACFQPDNGLIIASAIVFEYFGYGFGFVGLMLFMMQQVAPGKHQMAHYAFASGIMNLGVMLPGMMSGFVSDWLGYKYFFIVTLLAMIPSFLVAYFVPFTYDDKGNKLV; encoded by the coding sequence ATGGAAGAGAAAAACACGAATGCTACTAAACGTCGAAACCCTGTAACTTGGGTCCCTAGTGTCTATTTTGCTATGGGATTGCCTTTTGTAGTGCTGAACATGGTTACCGTACTCATGTTTAAGGGATTGGATATCTCGGATGCCCAGATTGCGTTATGGACCTCGGTTATCATGTTACCTTGGACCTTAAAGCCTTTATGGAGCCCGTTTTTGGAAATGTATCGTACCAAGAAATTCTTTGTCGTATTGACCCAGTTGTTATCCGGTTGCTTATTCGGTTTAGTGGCCTTGGCGTTAAACTTGCCGAGTTTCTTTGCTCTATCTATCGCATTATTAGGTATTATAGCGCTTAGCGGGGCTACGCATGACGTGGCAACGGATGGCGTTTATATGAAAGAGCTCTCACCGGAGAATCAAGCCAAATATATCGGTTGGCAAGGTGCGTTTTACAATTTAGCGAAGATCGTAGCCACGGGTGGTCTGGTTTATCTGGCGGGTTATATGATGCAATATTTTACCGGGATAGGATTGGAGAAAGAGGCCATGATATACGCTTGGATGATCGTTATGCTGCTTTGCGGTACGATCATGATCCTGCTTGGTTTTTATCATATGAAGATGTTGCCTTCGGGTGGAAAAGCCGCTACCGGAGAACATTCGTTGAAGGAAAGTATGGCTGAGCTATGGCTGGTCTTCAAGGAGTTCTTCACGAAGAAGTATATCGTGTGGTATATCTGTTTCATTATATTGTATCGTTTTGCCGAGGGTTTCGTGATAAAGATCGTACCTTTGTTCTTGAAAGCTCCGATAGCTGATCAAGGATTAGGACTAACGGAGCAAGAGATCGGTTTGTATTATGGTACGTTTGGAGCGGCGGCGTTTGTGCTGGGTTCTTTGCTCGGTGGATATTATATCTCGGCTAAGGGATTGCGAAAGGTATTGTTTACGCTTTGTTGTTGCTTCAACATACCGTTTTTGGTATACACGTTCTTGGCGTGTTTCCAGCCTGATAATGGTCTCATTATCGCTTCCGCCATCGTATTCGAGTATTTTGGCTATGGATTCGGTTTCGTGGGCTTGATGCTGTTTATGATGCAACAGGTAGCTCCGGGCAAGCATCAGATGGCGCATTATGCGTTCGCCTCAGGTATCATGAACCTTGGCGTAATGCTTCCGGGAATGATGAGCGGTTTTGTGAGTGACTGGCTAGGTTATAAGTATTTCTTTATCGTGACCTTGCTGGCGATGATCCCTTCATTCTTGGTAGCCTATTTCGTACCGTTCACGTATGACGATAAAGGTAATAAGTTAGTATAG
- a CDS encoding glycoside hydrolase family 130 protein: MDNLKIVGAPLPDMPWEDRPEGSKEVLWRYSKNPVIPRDILPTSNSVFNSAVVPFKGGYAGVFRCDDTNRRMRLHVGFSADAIHWSISETKLEFECDDKEIGEFVYAYDPRVCFIEDRYYVTWCNGYHGPTIGVAYTFDFETFHQLENAYLPFNRNGVMFPRKINGNFAMLSRPSDNGHTPFGDIFYSESPDMCFWGKHRHVMSPAAFEDSAWQCTKIGAGPIPIETSEGWLLIYHGVLRSCNGYVYSFGSAILDLEQPWKVKFRSGPYLLSPQKDYECMGDVPNVVFPCAALHDPETKRIAIYYGCADTVTGLAFGYIDEILDFTKKNSII, translated from the coding sequence ATGGATAATTTGAAAATCGTAGGCGCTCCGCTGCCAGATATGCCTTGGGAAGATCGTCCCGAGGGTAGCAAAGAAGTATTGTGGAGATATTCGAAGAACCCGGTGATTCCTCGTGATATCCTCCCGACATCGAACAGTGTGTTCAACAGTGCTGTTGTCCCTTTCAAAGGTGGTTATGCCGGTGTGTTCCGATGCGACGATACGAATCGCCGGATGCGTTTGCACGTAGGTTTTAGCGCAGATGCCATTCATTGGAGTATCTCTGAGACAAAACTCGAGTTTGAGTGCGACGACAAGGAGATCGGCGAGTTTGTTTATGCCTACGACCCCCGTGTATGTTTTATCGAGGATCGTTACTATGTGACTTGGTGTAACGGTTATCATGGCCCGACGATCGGCGTGGCTTACACGTTCGATTTCGAGACCTTCCATCAGCTGGAGAACGCTTATCTGCCTTTCAACCGTAATGGCGTGATGTTCCCTCGTAAGATTAACGGAAACTTCGCCATGTTGAGCCGTCCGAGCGACAACGGTCATACTCCGTTCGGCGATATTTTCTATAGCGAGTCTCCGGATATGTGTTTCTGGGGTAAACATCGCCACGTGATGTCTCCGGCTGCGTTCGAGGATAGCGCTTGGCAGTGTACGAAGATCGGTGCGGGCCCTATCCCTATCGAGACTTCCGAAGGCTGGTTATTGATTTACCACGGCGTGCTTCGTTCTTGCAACGGGTATGTGTATAGCTTCGGTTCCGCTATCTTGGATTTGGAGCAACCTTGGAAAGTGAAATTCCGCTCCGGACCTTATTTGTTATCCCCGCAAAAGGATTACGAGTGCATGGGAGACGTTCCGAACGTAGTCTTTCCCTGTGCCGCCTTGCATGATCCGGAGACGAAACGTATCGCTATCTATTACGGCTGCGCAGATACGGTAACAGGATTGGCTTTTGGCTATATTGATGAGATTTTGGATTTTACGAAGAAGAATTCAATCATTTAA
- a CDS encoding alanine:cation symporter family protein, with protein sequence MVVLTLSGITVALMTLPNLIGILLLHREVKNSVKEYWRRMKEK encoded by the coding sequence GTGGTAGTATTGACATTATCCGGTATCACCGTGGCTTTGATGACTCTCCCGAACTTAATTGGTATCTTGCTGTTACATAGGGAAGTGAAAAACTCTGTCAAGGAGTATTGGCGACGGATGAAGGAGAAGTAA
- a CDS encoding phosphoethanolamine transferase, translating to MKYFTKLIRWISSQEHLYFLFALLFIIPNCVFFFTEPLPVTVGIASLLIPLAFWMGVLLVARKPGIVVWCLLPKVILDGGQLVLLYLFGQSVIAVDMYLNLTSSNASEASELLGNIILVIGCVFFFYTLPTLILAYRSIRQKEKLRNPFRKKWAKISLGMFVMGLILCFLSPLQDHRFSWKDDVYPANALYNLYFAINKAERNRKYHITSADFKFDATKLEQAEGKREIYVLVVGETSRAMEWSLYGYERKTTPRMEALDGLVHFTDVVTQSNNTHKSVPIILSAASAENYGVLYDEKSIVTAFKEAGFRTLVIANQKLTTSMIGAFYREADTFIDMSAFNTGSTLTSLHDAAILPYLKKELDKEDGNLFVVLHTYGSHFNYHERYPKEFRFYRPDKAEGIRASYKKELRNAYDNSIHYTDYVLGEIVDMLAKTNAPASMLYLSDHGEDIFDDSRARYLHASPIPTYYQLHIPYVIWFSKAYRESYPQKYLEAQAHETYPVSTNSVFHTMLDIAGVRTPVADSTFALTNRAFKVRDRMYLGDHDDPIPFWKVGLKKQDFEMMDKWDIAYDRN from the coding sequence ATGAAGTATTTTACAAAGTTAATACGCTGGATATCTTCACAGGAGCATTTATATTTCTTATTTGCCCTGTTATTTATCATCCCAAACTGTGTGTTCTTTTTTACGGAACCGCTTCCCGTCACGGTCGGTATCGCCTCGTTGCTGATACCTTTGGCCTTTTGGATGGGTGTTTTGTTAGTGGCCCGTAAACCGGGGATCGTGGTTTGGTGCCTGTTGCCGAAGGTTATATTAGATGGGGGGCAGTTGGTGCTTCTGTATCTTTTCGGGCAGTCCGTGATAGCGGTTGATATGTATTTGAACCTTACCAGCTCGAACGCTTCCGAGGCTAGCGAATTATTGGGGAATATCATTTTGGTGATCGGTTGCGTATTCTTTTTCTATACATTGCCTACTCTAATACTCGCTTATCGTTCGATACGGCAGAAAGAGAAATTGCGAAATCCTTTCCGGAAGAAATGGGCCAAGATCAGCCTAGGCATGTTTGTCATGGGCTTGATCCTTTGCTTCCTGTCTCCTTTGCAAGATCACCGGTTTTCATGGAAGGACGATGTGTATCCGGCTAACGCCCTATACAATTTATATTTCGCCATAAATAAGGCGGAGAGGAACCGTAAGTATCATATTACTTCCGCCGACTTTAAGTTCGACGCCACTAAGCTGGAACAAGCTGAGGGAAAACGGGAGATCTACGTCTTGGTAGTGGGAGAGACCTCCCGTGCTATGGAATGGAGCCTTTACGGATACGAGCGCAAGACGACTCCCCGTATGGAGGCTTTAGACGGATTGGTGCATTTCACGGATGTGGTGACGCAATCGAATAATACGCATAAAAGTGTCCCCATTATCCTGTCCGCTGCCAGCGCCGAGAATTATGGAGTCCTTTACGACGAGAAAAGTATCGTGACCGCTTTCAAAGAGGCTGGTTTCCGTACGCTCGTGATCGCCAACCAGAAACTAACGACCTCGATGATCGGCGCTTTTTACCGGGAGGCAGATACCTTTATCGATATGAGCGCATTTAATACGGGTTCTACGCTAACCTCCTTGCACGATGCGGCGATCCTGCCTTATCTAAAGAAGGAACTGGATAAAGAGGACGGTAATCTTTTCGTAGTACTGCATACTTATGGCTCGCATTTTAATTACCATGAACGTTATCCGAAGGAGTTCCGTTTCTATAGGCCGGATAAGGCGGAGGGAATTCGTGCCTCGTATAAAAAGGAGTTACGGAACGCTTATGATAATTCCATCCACTATACAGATTACGTGCTGGGGGAAATCGTGGATATGTTGGCGAAGACAAATGCTCCGGCATCCATGCTTTACTTAAGCGATCATGGAGAGGATATCTTCGATGATTCCAGAGCCCGTTATCTGCATGCTTCTCCGATACCGACCTATTACCAGTTGCATATCCCGTATGTGATCTGGTTCTCGAAGGCTTACCGGGAGTCATATCCCCAGAAATATCTGGAAGCGCAGGCACACGAGACTTATCCGGTTAGCACGAACAGCGTATTCCATACGATGCTTGATATAGCCGGTGTGCGGACTCCGGTGGCCGATTCCACGTTTGCTTTAACGAATCGTGCCTTCAAGGTACGTGACCGTATGTATCTGGGAGACCATGACGACCCGATCCCATTTTGGAAAGTCGGCTTAAAAAAGCAGGATTTTGAGATGATGGATAAATGGGATATCGCTTATGATAGGAATTAG